The Halarchaeum grantii genome contains a region encoding:
- a CDS encoding Cdc6/Cdc18 family protein, with amino-acid sequence MTDDEPNERRTADRDFDVDLDDVLEDEEDDEEGGLFDDLLSGEPIFENKEVLRPSYTPHELPHRNEQINNMATILVAALRGETPSNILIYGKTGTGKTASAKYVSQELENTSRKYDVPCEVEYINCEVTDTQYRVLAQLANTFIEQNRDYARGRIRDIESLIEDAEDDPSALAETEFESVRDAERRLEDLERDLEEMEEVPMTGWPTDRVYSVFFEAVDYVERVAVIMLDEIDKLVEKSGDDTLYNLSRMNSELDNSRVSIIGISNDLKFTDFLDPRVKSSLGEEEIVFPPYDANQLRDILQHRSKDAFKADALSEDVIPLCAAFAAQEHGDARRALDLLRTAGELAERDQSDVVTEEHVRRAQDKIELDRVVEVVRTLPTQSKLVLFAIMMLEKHGVHNINTGEVYNIYKTLCDEIDADVLTQRRVTDLISELDMLGIVNAVVVSKGRYGRTKEINLSVPIDETEAVLQADSRLGDIENVTPFVQARFDN; translated from the coding sequence ATGACGGACGACGAACCGAACGAACGGCGGACGGCGGACAGGGACTTCGACGTCGACCTCGACGACGTCCTCGAGGACGAGGAGGACGACGAGGAAGGAGGACTCTTCGACGACCTGCTCAGCGGCGAGCCGATCTTCGAGAACAAGGAAGTCCTCCGCCCGTCCTACACGCCCCACGAGCTTCCGCACCGCAACGAGCAGATCAACAACATGGCGACCATCCTCGTCGCCGCGCTCCGTGGGGAGACTCCCTCGAACATCCTCATCTACGGGAAGACCGGGACCGGCAAGACCGCCTCCGCGAAGTACGTCAGTCAGGAGCTCGAGAACACCTCGCGGAAGTACGACGTTCCCTGCGAGGTCGAGTACATCAACTGCGAGGTGACGGACACCCAGTATCGCGTGCTCGCGCAGCTCGCGAACACGTTCATCGAGCAGAACCGCGACTACGCGCGCGGGCGCATTCGCGACATCGAATCCCTCATCGAGGACGCCGAGGACGATCCCTCGGCGCTCGCCGAGACCGAGTTCGAGTCGGTTCGGGACGCCGAACGACGTCTCGAGGACCTCGAGCGCGACCTCGAGGAGATGGAGGAAGTCCCGATGACTGGGTGGCCGACCGACCGCGTCTACTCCGTCTTCTTCGAGGCCGTCGACTACGTCGAGCGCGTCGCCGTCATCATGCTCGACGAGATCGACAAACTCGTCGAGAAGTCCGGCGACGACACTCTCTACAACCTCTCGCGGATGAACTCCGAACTCGACAACTCCCGGGTGTCGATCATCGGTATCTCGAACGACCTGAAGTTCACCGACTTCCTCGACCCGCGCGTGAAGTCGAGTCTCGGCGAGGAGGAGATCGTCTTCCCACCGTACGACGCGAACCAGCTCCGGGACATCCTCCAGCACCGCTCCAAGGACGCGTTCAAGGCCGACGCGCTCTCCGAGGACGTCATCCCGCTCTGCGCGGCGTTCGCCGCACAGGAGCACGGCGACGCCCGACGCGCGCTCGACCTCCTCCGCACTGCGGGCGAGCTCGCCGAACGCGACCAGTCCGACGTCGTCACCGAAGAGCACGTCCGGCGCGCACAGGACAAGATCGAACTCGACCGCGTCGTCGAAGTGGTGCGGACGCTCCCGACGCAGTCGAAACTCGTGCTCTTCGCCATCATGATGCTGGAGAAGCACGGCGTCCACAACATCAACACGGGCGAGGTCTACAACATCTACAAGACGCTCTGCGACGAGATCGACGCGGACGTCCTCACGCAGCGTCGCGTCACCGACCTCATCAGCGAACTCGACATGCTCGGCATCGTGAACGCCGTCGTCGTCTCGAAGGGGCGCTACGGGCGCACGAAGGAGATCAACCTCTCCGTCCCCATCGACGAGACGGAAGCCGTCCTGCAGGCGGACTCGCGACTCGGCGATATCGAGAACGTCACGCCGTTCGTACAGGCCCGCTTCGACAACTAG
- a CDS encoding S26 family signal peptidase, whose protein sequence is MSADDVPDPRDGPLAAIRWFLRTDTEAVVFVRELASSALAVAVVGLLLFAVSGLWPPLVAVESGSMHPNLKQGDLVFVMEEHRFPGDGAVAGTGVVTYQRGQDTGYAKFHNPGDVVVYAPYGDGERTPVIHRARFWVNESENWYDEADSEYLLGATSCEELENCPAPHAGFITKGDANGYYDQVADISSPVKPDWVRGTAEFRIPWLGWVRLVITGDVALSSPIVETPATTNPLVSGGAAPLTG, encoded by the coding sequence ATGAGTGCGGACGACGTCCCCGACCCTCGCGACGGTCCGCTCGCCGCGATTCGCTGGTTCCTCCGCACGGACACCGAAGCGGTCGTCTTCGTCCGCGAGCTGGCGAGTAGCGCGCTCGCCGTGGCGGTCGTCGGCCTCCTCCTCTTCGCCGTCAGCGGCCTCTGGCCGCCGCTCGTCGCCGTCGAGTCCGGGAGCATGCATCCGAACCTGAAGCAGGGCGACCTCGTCTTCGTGATGGAGGAGCACCGCTTCCCCGGCGACGGCGCCGTCGCCGGGACCGGCGTCGTCACCTATCAGCGCGGACAGGATACCGGGTACGCGAAGTTCCACAACCCGGGTGACGTCGTCGTCTACGCCCCGTACGGCGACGGTGAGCGGACGCCGGTCATCCACCGGGCGAGGTTCTGGGTGAACGAGAGCGAGAACTGGTACGACGAGGCGGATTCGGAGTACCTGCTAGGGGCGACGAGCTGCGAGGAGTTGGAGAACTGCCCGGCACCGCACGCCGGCTTCATCACGAAGGGCGACGCGAACGGCTACTACGACCAGGTCGCCGACATCTCCTCGCCGGTGAAGCCGGACTGGGTGCGCGGCACTGCGGAGTTCCGAATCCCGTGGCTCGGCTGGGTCCGACTCGTCATCACGGGCGACGTGGCGCTGTCGAGCCCGATTGTCGAGACGCCGGCCACCACGAACCCCCTCGTTTCCGGTGGAGCGGCGCCGCTCACGGGGTAG
- a CDS encoding DUF2073 domain-containing protein, with product MPEQDPGDGVQLDLISAERMEGKTSMEKIRMILDSVHDGDIVVLEKGLTPDEESRLIEVTMTEINPDGFTGIEIESFPRSETKDSGLLGRIMGKDEDPAKLTVIGPANQIQSLHKDETLISALLKRQ from the coding sequence ATGCCTGAACAAGACCCCGGCGACGGCGTGCAACTCGACCTCATCAGCGCGGAGCGCATGGAGGGGAAGACGTCCATGGAGAAGATCCGGATGATTCTCGACTCCGTCCACGACGGCGACATCGTCGTCCTCGAGAAGGGCCTGACGCCGGACGAGGAGTCGAGGCTCATCGAGGTGACGATGACGGAGATCAACCCGGACGGCTTCACCGGCATCGAGATCGAGTCCTTCCCGCGAAGCGAGACGAAGGACTCCGGTCTCCTCGGACGCATCATGGGGAAGGACGAGGACCCCGCGAAGCTCACGGTCATCGGACCGGCGAACCAGATCCAGTCCCTTCACAAGGACGAGACGCTCATCAGCGCGCTCCTCAAGAGGCAGTAG
- a CDS encoding Era-like GTP-binding protein — translation MGLFADLRDSISAVTAKLFAGEGEDPKRIGIYGPPNAGKTTLANRIARDWTGDAVGPESHIPHETRRARRKENVEIERDGQTVSIDIVDTPGVTTKVDYEEFLDHDMEKEEAVRRSREATEGVAEAMHWLREDVDGVIYVLDSTTDPFTQVNTMLIGIIESRDLPVLILANKTDLEDANVQRIRNAFPQHETIELSALEGENMDEVYDRIAEKFG, via the coding sequence ATGGGACTGTTTGCAGACCTCAGGGACAGCATCTCGGCGGTCACGGCGAAACTCTTCGCCGGCGAGGGCGAGGACCCGAAGCGGATCGGTATCTACGGGCCTCCCAACGCCGGCAAGACGACGCTCGCCAACCGCATCGCCCGTGACTGGACCGGCGACGCCGTCGGGCCCGAGAGCCACATCCCCCACGAGACACGACGCGCGCGGCGAAAAGAGAACGTCGAGATCGAGCGCGACGGGCAGACCGTCTCCATCGACATCGTCGACACGCCGGGCGTGACGACGAAGGTGGACTACGAGGAGTTCCTCGATCACGACATGGAGAAAGAGGAGGCCGTCCGGCGCTCCCGGGAGGCCACCGAGGGCGTCGCGGAGGCGATGCACTGGCTCCGCGAGGACGTCGACGGCGTCATCTACGTCCTCGACTCGACGACGGACCCGTTCACGCAGGTGAACACGATGCTCATCGGCATCATCGAGAGCCGTGACCTGCCGGTGCTCATCCTCGCGAACAAGACGGACCTCGAGGACGCGAACGTCCAGCGCATCCGCAACGCCTTCCCGCAGCACGAGACCATCGAGCTCTCGGCGCTCGAGGGCGAGAACATGGACGAGGTGTACGACCGGATCGCGGAGAAGTTCGGGTGA